The window AAGAAGCTCTGTTTGGAGTAAAGTGTCTTATCCATCATAGAATATAGGATATAATAAGACACTCATAAACCACAACTAGAAAAATATGCACTTTTGCTTCTTGCTTCTTGACATTTTCTTCTTGTGAAATTagcaaagtaatacaaatgaACGCCAATGCACAAGTGAAAGCACCTCAGCGCAAGTTAAAATAAACAGTCAAAGCCATAAATCAGAGTCTTAAAAGGCTTATCACTGACGTTAAATAAAGCGTCTTTGAAGAGGAACAAAGGAGGGTTGGAGCGCTGGAGAGCTGCACACCATATGGAAGAATGTCTGCATTTTAAGCACATAACACATCTTGTTTCGCCTTTGCATTGCTGCTGCATAATGATGTATGTTCGCTCCAGCCAGGCTGCACCAGAGGCAGAATCCCACTGTGCTGCAGattaacaaaaacacacacacacacacacacacacacacacacacacacacacacacacacacacacacacacacacacacacacacctaaaaccACTTAGGCTCTGTTCTATGTGCTCCAGCAGCAAAGGCGACACCTGCTTATTGAGAACAATCGTCTAACTGTAGGGTACATTTTTATGGAAATGCTCTCGCTCCCCTCGAGAGAGCGTTGCTTAGGGATTACACGCGCGCGCTGGAGAAGCAGCGTGGCTCACAGGGCTCCCCGTGCTGAGAGCAGTGGTATTTAACACACAGCGAGCGAGGAGGAAGATGACGAAACGGAGCCTCCATTTTGGCTCCGAGCAGCACGCGGGGCTGGGGATCACGCACGCGGGGCCGGACCGcccgattgattgattgatttatcgACTGTTTGTTTGAGCTCTGTtgatgcagcacacacacctgcggTGCATGATATAGATGAAGCGGCGGAGGGGCCCCGGTCTGCTCTAATAAGCAGTGGGAACAGGCTGTAAGTGAGTAAGAGCAGAGAGGTGGgaggggggggcggggggggcgGTATGGAAATCTGTGAAATCAGCGATAATTACAGCGAGTGCACAAAAAGCCACATCACAGTTGGCAGAGATGGTGCTAATCATCCTGACACAGCCTGCACCCAGAcaccgagtgtgtgtgtgtgtgtgtgtgtgtgtgtgtgtgtgtgtgtgtgtgtgtgtgtgtgtgtgtgtgtgtgtgtgtgtgtgtgttcgaggcAGACAGAGGTCCAAAACAGTGCTCACTTGTGTTATACTgcaaaacaagtgtgtgtgtgtttgtgtgtgtgttgaaacaCAAAACTAACCTTTCGCGAATTTCACGGCGGCGCGCGAATGACTGAAATAAACTGTctgcacaaaacaaataatattcttaaaaaaaagggggggggggggggttatatTTATCCATCAGTAAATTGGACAaataatcttaatcttaatttcaGAGAATAAATGAACGCCTGCAGATATGAATGCAGCAAAGTGGAGACAAATATGAACGCGATTATtctataaaaaacaaaaaacagaggagTTCAGCAGCGTCACATCAGcaaactttaaataaataaaagtggaaGAATTTAATAAATTCAAgcaaaaagggaaataaaatgCAGTTAGAAGTCatcttattttaaataaaataaaataaattaaattaaataatgtGAGATTCTGCTGCTTAAACTGCTTCCACACGCGCGTGCTTTCCTATTAAagagctgttgttttttgttttttaatacaaATAAGATAAAACGCAGATTTAAAGTGGCCTTTCTGGGTCACGTGttgttctcatttcatttttctgtcattatgAAAATTCCACGAAGCAGAACAAAAAGCCGCTCGCGTGCTGAACATCATGTTTGGCCTTCATTAAATCTCTCCGCATCGGAGCGAAATTAACAAGTAATCTCACAGATTTATAATCCTCTCTAACTCGTCTTTGTCTGTCACACCTCCTCCCCGCAGCACGCGGCTCGCCTCACCTGGATGACCCGCATGTTTAGTCCCGTTTCCTGGGCCAGCTGTTCTCGGATGTGCCGGGTGGGTTTCGGCGTGGCGACAAACGCGGCCTTTAACGTTTCCAGCTGCTTGGCCTTGATGGTGGTCCGGGGCCCCCGCCTCTTCGTCCCCGAGTTCTGCTCCTCATTCTCAATATTGTTCGTTTCCTTATCTGAGGACGTTGAATTGTCCGTCTCCTTTATGTCGTCCTGTATCGGGTCCTGCAGATCCGGCGATAAACTCCTATCCGTACACGACGACACTGGGGACGACAAACAAGAGGAAGGTCACGATCTGAAACGGGGGCGGGGGGCTGCTTTAATTAGGCCTTGagatgcatacacacacacacacacacacacacacacacacacacacacacacacacacacacacacactgcactggaAAACATGCCTCCATAATATCAGATTAGAAAAAAACCAAACGAAACAAACCTCGGATGAGATTTTTGCGcgttttttctttaaatattttttccGTCTTACAATTAATTTATTAGCAGATTTGCAGAAAATCTCTCACTGAAGGCAGAAACACAAATCTGACATGTGAATGGGGACACTGGTGCAGACGTGAGAGCACGGTGCGGGTGCAGCCCGGCGCAGGAGGCGGTGCGCGCGGCGCGGAGAGGGTTCGCGCAggggaagaggagcagctcacGCGGCCACGCTAACGCACTCATCCCCAGCGGCTCGTGCAATAACAGGAAGCCATTGTCCTGCAGAGGTAAATATTGAAGCCATTCACCTGACAGGGCTGCTGTGAAACGCTCTCCAGGTTCAACAAAAGCTGGACCTCACAGTGGATTCAAAGCTCGTCTTTGTCCCGTTTTAATGACCACACGTGTGTCTGGGTAACGTTCATGCTCACATTTTCCATATTAAATATACAAGCACAGAGGTGTTTGCTTTGGGAgcaggagacaaacacacacacacacacacacacacacacacacacacacacacacatcacggCTGATTATTGATTACCTGAGTTCAAGTTGACTTCCTTAATGGCCCCGGAGCTCAAATAATCTTCTTTGCACACAAACTTGTTTTCGTCTATGACGTAGAGCTCCTCTCCCGTGGACAGCTGCTTGTTACACACCATGCACGTGAAGCAGTTCAGGTGGAACACCTTGCTGCGGGCTTTGCGGACCAGGTCGTTCGGCGAGATGCCCTGCAGACAGCCCGCGCACTTTGTGCCAAACCGCCTGGAAAGAAAACCCCAAAAGAGGCCAAATGtgaattttatatttatttaaaaaacaaaagcgaCACAAGCAGCGCACAGATGCCCTGTTAGGAAAGACTGGAGCCTTTGTTTGGACAACAAAACATGATAGAATTATTTCAatccaaaaaaatgaaattaaatggcCTTTTCTGCCTATACATGCGCGCATCACAATACAATACATTATCAATATCATAATATTTTGGCAGGTATAGAACTAAAAATTAAGCTAAAATTGACAGAAGTCAAATtataaaaatctttaaaaatacCAACATTCAATAATAcctataatattattattattattattattattattattattaataataataataataataataataataataataataataataacaataataataataataataataataataataataatagatttCTCATCATTCGAATAAAAACTGCATAATCATATATAGATATTCCTATTTATTATCTATCGCTGAAGTATTGAGTAATGTGTCAGCAGGTATTCACAGTAAGCTAAACTTCCTGTGTTCATGTGACTGCAGTGAAacgaaaaggaaaaaaaaacctcacactTTGCTTCTTAAAAAGCCGCGCGCTCATTATTTTGATGGAGGTGCTCCGACAATAACCCCACGCAAAACGCATTAGTGACAATCAACACATTGTAGCGTGGGATATATTATGGGATTAAGCAGAGTAGGAGCATCTTAGCGTGGAAATCTTCTCTTAATCCATATTCACCCGCTTAAATGGTGGCAAGACTCATCAATTTGATACACAAATAGCCCCCAAAATAAATTCAGCAGGATTCCTCCTCCTGCGCGAGGAAACGTCCTcgtgagaggaggtgagggaaaACACGGCTGGTTGATATTTGGGGTGTTTTTCACCTGCGCTCGTGCTTTTATTAATATCCAGCAGATGTTGGGGGCTCACACCgggcctgctgctgctaccTGGCCCCGCAGCCGGCCTGTCGGGGGGCGCATAAGCCTCTGGGTGAAAGCAAGCGCTCCTTTTGTGCGCCATTGTTTTAACACTAATGTAACCTTGTCTCTCCATTTGCAATGGTATCGCTCCACTGTCCCTCTTTCACATGCGCGGCCAAGCCTCCCCCAGCGAAAGGGCACAACTCTACTTACACAACAAATGGACATATTAGGGTGATTACTGTTTCGCCTGGCTAATGGCTGCCCATTTAAATCCACCGCTTGATGGGACCTGTGATAATATGATGGCCAAGGCCGCCCGATGCCAATAATAGCCCGTCCCGACAAAAGCCTAATGTGTCTTACATGTCATTAGACAATTTGGGAGAAAATAACTGACACgtacaaatgaaaatgatgctTAGAGAGCGCGCCGGGACAAACAAGGGCTTCACTTATCACTCAATTACCTGAAACACTTTTTAGGAATTGTGAGGCGGTTAATGGCCTAATGGCTGTTTGGGAAAGTGTTGTCTGGATGTGCAAAATAGATAAAAACGCAACGCACGGGAAGCACGTGGCCacacaatgaaattaaatttgGAGATgtcctctctttttttattaagAGGCCCCGTTGAAAGGCCACGCGCTGCATTATGTGACCAATATTTAATATCAGAGAcctgaaaaaagtaaaatctcacattttaaaataaagcagttatattttgacatttattcTAAAGggacatttgttttattttatcctCGTGCGCGTCAATAAATTATTTTAACCCATGTCTTGATGTTTTGAACCTCGCAGAATTTTTAGGCTAATTATTATtgctgccatttttttcttttatttattcttatattttaataattatTGCACCCATAGAAACATCGAGCTAAAACCGCGTTTTGCTGAGCAGAGTTTTAAGGAACTCAGACTCTGTGTTACCTGAAAAAGTCTATTTTGCAGTAGAGCTTTCCGTCCCTGGAGAAGCACTTCTCGGTGAGGTTGCAGTTGCACTCGCAGCACTGGACGCACTTGGCGTGCCAGGCTCGGTCCAGTACGTTGAGGAGGAACCGGTCCAGGATGGGCCGTTCGCACCCGGCACAGTGGACCATCATGTCTCCGGCCTGCAGGACGCCGAGTGCCGACCTTCCCGCACGGACTGCGCTGCTCGGACTGGGGCAACCCGGGTCTACGCGGAACAACGTCTTGGCTCCGGGAGGTGTGCTGTCAGGCGAAAACTGGAGGAACCTCCCGTTCAAAGGCAGCGGAGTGACAATCCTCTCGAACTGTTGTAGTCCTGGTCCTGTGTGGTTGCTCTCCCGGCACTTGTcacaatccacaatccagagGAAAGGACGAGAGATTTCAGCCGCGCCAGCTGGTGGACTGCGTAATGGCCAAACCGGACATGTTTTCTGTCAAACGCACAGCTAAAACATGATTATTCAACGCGTTTATTTCTGGTATCTCATCCCTGGCTCGCGCTTTGTTTTGGGTCCAGTCATTTCCTTCGGGCTCGCCTCACGTCGCCACTTTCAGCATCACTGTGCCTGGGTTATCACGAGGTTTGGCCAGCGCGACGCGCGTCCTGCGCTCACATTGGATGACGCCCCTGTTAATTCCCGTCCCGGCACAGCCAATCGGAACACAGTTGTTATGGTTACACGTTCATAGCTGTAGCCTCGGAGCAAACCTGAATCACGCGCCGCACCAGAAGCGCCAGGGCCGCGGATGCTGGGTGTTTGGAGCGGCGCTTTCAGAGGCCAGGCTGCGTGGGGAAGGTTTCACGGCGGGTCACGGAGACAAAGCTGATTTTACAGGGGGAAAGCATCAGCTGCTGGTTTGGCAGAGCAACCCCCCAAAACCCCCCAGTAACATTCTGATCTGATCTCAAACTTGAAAGTCCACGAAAAAACGACGAAGGTTAGGAAATACCTGTACAA is drawn from Chaetodon trifascialis isolate fChaTrf1 chromosome 20, fChaTrf1.hap1, whole genome shotgun sequence and contains these coding sequences:
- the lhx5 gene encoding LIM/homeobox protein Lhx5, which produces MMVHCAGCERPILDRFLLNVLDRAWHAKCVQCCECNCNLTEKCFSRDGKLYCKIDFFRRFGTKCAGCLQGISPNDLVRKARSKVFHLNCFTCMVCNKQLSTGEELYVIDENKFVCKEDYLSSGAIKEVNLNSVSSCTDRSLSPDLQDPIQDDIKETDNSTSSDKETNNIENEEQNSGTKRRGPRTTIKAKQLETLKAAFVATPKPTRHIREQLAQETGLNMRVIQVWFQNRRSKERRMKQLSALGARRHAFFRGPRRMRPLGGRLEDPDILGPGAYGYYGEYQGDYYGPGSNYDFFPHGPPSSQAQSPAESPYILGSGPGAMEGSGHHPSDDQRFTDMISHAETPSPEPGLPSSMQPVPGEAYGGGPSPPFSLASNSSYSAPMSHQGQEMGETTAW